One stretch of Phocoena phocoena chromosome 10, mPhoPho1.1, whole genome shotgun sequence DNA includes these proteins:
- the FEZF2 gene encoding fez family zinc finger protein 2, producing MASSASLETMVPPACPRAGASPATSKTLAFSIERIMAKTSEPRAPFEPRPGALEADGGQGKKLLNLCSPLPCMIPLQPLGYEVPSKTLLSYSELWKSSLRAGGGGGGGGGGGGGGGAPVCGASGLCKTNCGVCCKAELGLAPSALPAGRVIKPQVINQAVGLPASGSLYYFNYLDSAAYPPSELLGGHLFPSGLLNAQAPAALAAHPKLFLLENAKLAGLASDKFPHPAPYAHKERLPAPLEQVLKENSALTAERGGVKGHSKLPGGSADGKPKNFTCEVCGKVFNAHYNLTRHMPVHTGARPFVCKVCGKGFRQASTLCRHKIIHTQEKPHKCNQCGKAFNRSSTLNTHIRIHAGYKPFVCEFCGKGFHQKGNYKNHKLTHSGEKQYKCTICNKAFHQVYNLTFHMHTHNDKKPFTCATCGKGFCRNFDLKKHVRKLHDSGGPTTPCTKDLTRTVQS from the exons ATGGCAAGCTCGGCTTCCCTGGAGACCATGGTGCCCCCGGCCTGCCCGCGCGCTGGAGCGTCGCCGGCCACTTCCAAGACGCTGGCCTTCTCCATCGAGCGCATCATGGCCAAGACGTCGGAGCCCCGTGCGCCCTTTGAGCCCCGACCCGGGGCACTGGAGGCGGACGGCGGCCAGGGCAAGAAATTGCTCAACCTCTGCTCACCGCTGCCCTGTATGATCCCCCTCCAGCCCCTAGGCTACGAGGTGCCGTCCAAGACGCTGCTCAGTTACTCTGAGCTCTGGAAAAGCAGCCtccgggcgggcggcggcggcggaggaggaggcggcggcggcggcggcgggggggcCCCGGTGTGCGGCGCCAGCGGCTTGTGCAAAACCAACTGTGGCGTGTGCTGCAAGGCCGAGCTGGGCCTGGCGCCGTCTGCGCTACCCGCGGGCAGGGTCATCAAGCCGCAGGTCATCAACCAGGCAGTGGGGCTTCCGGCCAGCGGCTCGCTCTACTACTTCAACTACCTGGACTCTGCCGCGTACCCGCCGTCTGAGCTCCTGGGCGGCCACCTCTTCCCGTCCGGCCTCCTCAACGCACAGGCCCCCGCTGCCCTGGCTGCGCACCCCAAGCTCTTTTTGCTGGAGAACGCCAAGTTGGCCGGCCTGGCCTCAGACAAGTTCCCCCATCCGGCCCCCTATGCCCATAAGGAGCGCCTGCCCGCGCCACTGGAGCAGGTGCTGAAGGAGAACTCAGCCCTGACCGCCGAGCGCGGCGGCGTCAAGGGCCACAGCAAGCTGCCTGGGGGCTCCGCGGACGGCAAGCCCAAAAACTTCACCTGCGAGGTGTGCGGCAAG GTATTTAACGCTCACTATAACCTCACCCGCCACATGCCGGTCCACACCGGAGCCAGACCGTTCGTGTGCAAAGTCTGCGGCAAAGGCTTCCGCCAGGCCAGCACGCTCTGCAGACACAAAATTATCCACACCCAG GAAAAGCCGCATAAATGCAACCAGTGCGGCAAAGCCTTCAACCGCAGCTCCACGCTCAACACACACATTCGCATCCACGCGGGCTACAAGCCCTTCGTCTGTGAATTTTGCGGCAAAGGCTTTCACCAAAAAG GGAACTACAAGAACCACAAGCTGACCCACAGCGGCGAGAAGCAGTACAAATGCACCATCTGCAACAAGGCCTTCCACCAGGTCTACAACCTGACCTTCCACATGCACACCCACAACGACAAGAAGCCTTTCACGTGCGCCACTTGCGGAAAAGGGTTTTGCAGAAACTTTGACTTAAAGAAACACGTGCGCAAACTCCACGACAGCGGGGGTCCCACCACCCCCTGCACAAAGGACCTGACTCGGACAGTGCAGAGCTGA